From one Nitrospira sp. MA-1 genomic stretch:
- the pstB gene encoding phosphate ABC transporter ATP-binding protein PstB, with protein sequence MSLNASPTTNTERESLAAEVRKLSFWYGETQALKEITLSIANRKVTALIGPSGCGKSTLLRSFNRMHDLYPGNRYSGEIRLFPENHNLIDLDPFMVRLRIGMVFQKPNPFPKSIFENVAAGLRIQGVQNKKLLSDRVEQALRDAALWEEVKDRLSQSAYGLSGGQQQRLCIARALAPQPEILLLDEPTSALDPIATAKVEDLITEIRHRFTVIIVTHNMQQAARISDFTAYMHLGKLIEFAPTGELFTTPQETLTRDYITGRFG encoded by the coding sequence ATGTCGCTCAACGCCTCCCCCACAACCAACACCGAACGGGAATCGCTGGCGGCGGAAGTTCGGAAACTCAGTTTTTGGTATGGTGAAACCCAAGCCTTGAAGGAAATCACCTTGTCAATTGCCAATCGGAAAGTCACCGCGTTGATCGGACCATCCGGATGCGGGAAAAGCACCCTCCTTCGATCGTTTAATCGTATGCATGATCTGTATCCCGGAAATCGGTATAGCGGAGAGATTCGTCTTTTCCCTGAAAACCACAACCTCATCGACCTTGATCCCTTCATGGTCAGACTTCGAATCGGGATGGTGTTCCAAAAACCCAATCCTTTTCCCAAATCCATCTTTGAAAATGTAGCGGCCGGCCTTCGGATTCAGGGCGTTCAGAACAAAAAACTGTTGAGCGACCGTGTGGAACAGGCCTTGCGGGATGCGGCCTTGTGGGAGGAAGTGAAGGATCGCCTTTCACAATCGGCCTACGGCCTCTCAGGCGGACAGCAGCAACGATTATGTATCGCCAGGGCCCTGGCCCCACAACCTGAAATCCTCTTACTGGATGAACCCACCTCGGCATTGGACCCCATTGCCACCGCCAAAGTTGAAGATCTGATTACAGAAATTCGCCATCGGTTCACGGTGATCATTGTCACCCACAACATGCAGCAGGCGGCCCGGATTTCGGACTTTACCGCCTACATGCATCTGGGCAAACTCATTGAATTCGCTCCAACAGGAGAACTGTTTACCACGCCGCAAGAAACGCTGACGCGGGATTATATCACCGGCCGGTTTGGATAA
- the pstA gene encoding phosphate ABC transporter permease PstA, producing MIKADVSQTFTPDLARIVSANRRTDLVMAGIGISVLIVAMSLLAAVVIDLIVGGWPRLMNPDFYLNFPSRHPLQAGILSAWVGTILVMLVTACIAIPLGVGAGVYLEEYAARNWITDFIEINVSNLAGVPSIIYGLLALGLFIHGFGLGETILTAGLVLALLILPVIIVSTREAIRGIPLDLREAAYGLGADKWQTVRLYVLPAARAGILTGTIVGLARAIGEAAPVITIGALTFIAFLPAPPFQASPPFINFEWLESPFTIMPIQMFNWVSRPQAEFHINAAAAGVILMLMTLAMNGVAIWLRFHLRRQVR from the coding sequence ATGATTAAAGCCGACGTGTCCCAAACGTTTACTCCTGACTTGGCCCGCATTGTTAGTGCCAACCGTCGAACAGATCTGGTCATGGCGGGCATCGGCATTTCGGTACTGATCGTCGCCATGAGCTTATTGGCGGCAGTGGTCATCGACCTGATCGTGGGCGGATGGCCCAGACTCATGAACCCCGATTTTTATCTCAACTTCCCCTCGCGCCATCCTCTTCAAGCAGGGATCCTTTCCGCTTGGGTCGGCACAATCCTGGTCATGCTCGTCACTGCCTGCATTGCGATACCGCTGGGGGTTGGAGCAGGGGTGTACTTGGAGGAATATGCTGCGCGCAACTGGATCACGGATTTCATTGAAATCAACGTCAGCAATCTAGCCGGAGTGCCTTCCATTATCTACGGGTTGTTAGCGCTTGGTCTGTTCATCCATGGGTTCGGGCTCGGAGAGACGATCCTCACGGCTGGCCTGGTACTCGCATTACTGATTTTGCCGGTAATTATTGTATCCACCCGTGAAGCCATTCGTGGAATTCCCCTTGATTTGCGGGAAGCCGCATATGGGTTGGGTGCTGACAAGTGGCAGACCGTTCGCCTGTACGTGCTGCCCGCTGCGCGGGCTGGCATTTTGACCGGAACCATCGTGGGTTTGGCTCGAGCGATAGGAGAAGCCGCACCGGTCATCACCATCGGGGCCTTAACCTTTATCGCCTTTTTACCCGCCCCCCCTTTTCAGGCCAGCCCGCCTTTTATCAATTTTGAATGGCTCGAAAGCCCATTTACCATCATGCCTATTCAGATGTTCAATTGGGTCTCACGACCCCAGGCAGAATTCCATATTAATGCCGCGGCGGCCGGAGTCATTCTGATGCTGATGACGCTGGCGATGAATGGAGTGGCGATCTGGTTGCGCTTTCATTTACGACGCCAGGTTCGTTAG
- the pstC gene encoding phosphate ABC transporter permease subunit PstC, with product MPTLPPSSSLSASSGSPLRASKGFLRRRALWGSLAGGCLLVAAATSVFVTLGIVYVLVTESMGFFAQISLLDFLTDTQWTPVFENARFGVMTLVSATVTVAGIALAVSIPAGLALAIYLSEYARREVRETVKPFLELLEGVPTVVYGYFTLLFFTPLLQTFIPGLEGFNMLGPGIVMGIMILPYTASVSEDAMRAVPPGLREAGYALGYSRFRVAMRVVVPAAFSGITAAFILGMSRAVGETMVVAIAAGQNPNFSFNPTEGAATITAYIVQMAMGDLPHDSIAYQSVFAAGIVLFVITLTFNLIGFYLRRRFKEVY from the coding sequence ATGCCAACGTTACCACCTTCCTCAAGCCTCTCTGCCTCTTCAGGATCTCCCTTACGCGCCAGCAAAGGGTTCCTCCGCCGCCGTGCCTTATGGGGCTCTTTAGCCGGGGGGTGCCTTTTGGTCGCAGCCGCGACTTCCGTGTTTGTCACGTTAGGAATCGTGTATGTCCTGGTCACGGAGTCCATGGGGTTCTTTGCCCAGATATCTCTCCTGGACTTTCTGACAGACACCCAATGGACTCCCGTTTTTGAGAATGCCCGCTTCGGGGTGATGACTCTGGTCTCGGCGACGGTTACCGTAGCAGGGATTGCGCTAGCCGTCTCTATTCCGGCGGGACTGGCCTTGGCTATTTACCTCAGCGAATATGCTCGAAGGGAGGTTCGCGAGACGGTCAAACCCTTTCTTGAGTTGCTCGAAGGGGTGCCGACAGTGGTCTACGGATATTTCACCCTTCTCTTTTTCACCCCGCTTCTGCAAACCTTCATCCCCGGCTTGGAAGGGTTTAACATGCTCGGTCCCGGCATCGTCATGGGAATCATGATTCTTCCCTACACAGCCTCGGTCAGCGAAGATGCCATGCGGGCAGTCCCCCCTGGTCTGCGGGAAGCGGGATACGCCTTGGGATACTCCCGCTTCCGGGTTGCCATGCGGGTCGTGGTCCCTGCCGCATTTTCCGGCATCACCGCCGCATTCATTCTGGGCATGTCACGAGCCGTGGGCGAAACGATGGTCGTCGCCATCGCTGCCGGCCAAAACCCCAATTTTTCTTTCAATCCCACGGAAGGAGCAGCAACGATCACGGCCTATATCGTACAAATGGCCATGGGAGATTTGCCTCATGACTCCATTGCCTACCAATCCGTGTTTGCGGCTGGAATCGTGTTGTTTGTCATCACGCTCACCTTCAATTTGATCGGTTTCTATCTCCGGCGGCGCTTTAAGGAGGTGTACTAA
- a CDS encoding PstS family phosphate ABC transporter substrate-binding protein encodes MKIPIHLVMATFALTITASISTVSARELVKIDGSSTVFPITEAMAEEFQKAERGKTMVTVGISGTGGGFKKFCRGETDIADASRPIKESEIKSCKEHNIGYIELPIALDALTVVVNPKNDWADHLTVEELKTAWEPGAQDKVTNWNQIRSSFPDRPLKLFGAGTDSGTYDYFVEAIVEGKSSRGDFTASEDDNVLVQGVSNDINAMGFFGLAYYEENKGKLKAVPISWKGGKPVGPSVDNAKNATYQPLSRPIFIYVNKDAADKKPHVKRFIEFYLNNDHAQTLVREVGYVPLPSKAYTMALDKFTKRLTGTVFHGAEVGVGIEDLLARVPQ; translated from the coding sequence ATGAAAATCCCAATCCACCTTGTTATGGCGACCTTCGCTCTGACCATCACCGCGTCGATTTCCACCGTGTCCGCCCGCGAGTTGGTCAAAATTGACGGCTCAAGCACGGTCTTTCCGATTACCGAGGCGATGGCTGAAGAATTTCAAAAAGCCGAACGAGGGAAAACAATGGTGACAGTAGGCATTTCCGGCACAGGCGGCGGCTTTAAAAAATTCTGTCGAGGTGAAACGGATATCGCCGACGCTTCCCGTCCGATAAAGGAGTCAGAAATTAAATCGTGCAAAGAACACAACATCGGCTATATCGAGTTACCAATCGCCTTGGACGCCTTAACAGTCGTCGTAAATCCTAAAAACGACTGGGCGGATCATTTGACCGTGGAGGAATTGAAAACCGCCTGGGAACCTGGAGCCCAGGACAAAGTGACGAATTGGAATCAAATTCGAAGCAGCTTCCCGGATCGACCCTTGAAACTGTTCGGGGCTGGGACTGATTCCGGGACCTACGATTATTTTGTTGAGGCCATTGTGGAGGGAAAAAGTTCTCGCGGGGATTTTACCGCTAGTGAGGATGACAACGTCCTGGTTCAAGGAGTCAGCAATGACATTAATGCCATGGGATTTTTCGGCTTGGCCTATTACGAGGAAAATAAGGGAAAATTAAAAGCCGTACCGATTTCATGGAAAGGCGGGAAACCCGTGGGCCCTTCTGTGGATAATGCCAAAAATGCCACGTACCAACCCCTATCGCGTCCCATTTTTATTTACGTCAATAAGGATGCCGCCGACAAAAAACCACACGTCAAACGATTCATCGAGTTTTATTTGAACAACGACCATGCCCAAACGCTCGTGAGGGAAGTCGGATACGTGCCGTTGCCCTCAAAAGCCTACACGATGGCTCTGGACAAGTTTACCAAACGACTCACGGGGACGGTTTTCCATGGGGCTGAAGTCGGCGTCGGAATCGAAGACCTGCTGGCCAGGGTTCCTCAGTAG
- a CDS encoding porin, whose amino-acid sequence MKVFTLLTGLVCLGIVLQTSAWASDELIDVLREKKVLTKEDWIRIEAAEEKKAVEQQKALDAQFPVKVGWGSKGFEFSTIDGKFATQIQWRFQGRYTYPTSGDPISAADFNAGPESTLELRRVRMKIGGHGYQPWIKYYFELDLQSTSNSGGSPGSTRLIDWRISLEKFKFLSLQLGQWKVDYNRERRDSSGTQQFVERSIVNEIFTIDRQVGAMLYGHVAPGTAFDSRYYAGVFTGSGRGEANDDANMMYFGRYQWNFLGRDLKWSQSDVEFHEQPTGSVAFGAYTTVGKCTRWSSSGCGTLPEDNSAGVPYTSDSNAKAGQYRVQGMVEEFAFKWRGLSIQHEYHWKEVKDNSYPEGAPGHKTNMMGSYSQIGYFPHGLIPAVPKPLEVAFRYAFVDPNVSTPNDRRQEYTTAINWFFAGHKNKITLDGSWLTLSQPAGQNQHEQRVRLQWDVSF is encoded by the coding sequence ATGAAGGTTTTTACATTACTAACGGGACTCGTCTGCCTGGGCATCGTGTTGCAGACAAGTGCCTGGGCGAGTGATGAACTGATCGATGTCTTGCGTGAGAAGAAGGTGCTCACCAAAGAAGATTGGATCAGAATTGAGGCGGCAGAAGAGAAAAAAGCGGTGGAACAACAAAAAGCGCTTGATGCTCAATTTCCAGTCAAAGTCGGCTGGGGATCGAAAGGCTTTGAATTCTCAACAATCGATGGAAAATTTGCGACACAAATTCAGTGGCGGTTCCAAGGGCGCTATACGTATCCCACAAGCGGAGATCCGATATCCGCCGCTGATTTCAATGCGGGTCCCGAGAGTACCCTTGAACTTCGCCGCGTTCGAATGAAAATCGGTGGTCATGGCTATCAACCCTGGATCAAGTACTATTTCGAGTTAGATCTGCAATCCACTTCCAATTCCGGCGGGTCACCTGGATCGACTAGATTAATCGACTGGCGGATCAGTCTGGAAAAGTTCAAGTTTCTTTCTCTGCAACTTGGACAATGGAAAGTCGACTATAACCGCGAACGAAGAGACTCTTCCGGCACCCAGCAGTTCGTGGAACGATCAATCGTCAATGAAATCTTTACCATCGACCGCCAGGTTGGGGCCATGCTGTATGGCCATGTGGCCCCTGGTACGGCCTTTGACTCACGATATTATGCCGGTGTCTTTACAGGATCCGGTCGGGGAGAAGCCAACGACGACGCCAACATGATGTACTTCGGACGGTATCAATGGAATTTCCTCGGACGCGATCTGAAATGGTCACAAAGCGACGTGGAGTTTCACGAGCAGCCCACGGGAAGCGTGGCCTTCGGGGCCTATACCACTGTCGGCAAATGCACCAGATGGTCCTCGAGTGGTTGCGGAACATTGCCGGAAGACAATTCGGCCGGGGTACCCTACACCTCGGACTCCAACGCGAAAGCCGGACAATACCGGGTGCAGGGCATGGTGGAGGAATTCGCGTTCAAATGGCGGGGGCTATCGATTCAACATGAATACCATTGGAAAGAGGTTAAGGACAACAGCTATCCAGAGGGTGCGCCGGGCCATAAGACCAACATGATGGGAAGTTACTCACAAATCGGTTATTTCCCCCATGGTCTCATTCCGGCAGTCCCCAAACCCCTGGAGGTCGCCTTTCGTTATGCATTTGTCGACCCCAACGTCTCAACCCCAAATGATCGACGGCAGGAATACACCACTGCCATCAACTGGTTTTTCGCAGGACATAAAAACAAAATTACTCTCGATGGGTCCTGGCTCACGCTGTCCCAACCCGCAGGGCAAAATCAGCATGAACAGCGGGTCCGTTTGCAATGGGATGTGTCATTCTAA
- a CDS encoding phosphate ABC transporter ATP-binding protein, whose product MDLIQPTSHIIPDPDKRAGFRAWLPYQSTEPCCEPDAHIRANNLSIAYHHLQVLRNVTLEINRGCITALVGPSGCGKTSFLMSLNRLTDLIPGCQVSGHLQMNELDILAPTTDLLQLRRNVGMIFQKPTVFPFSIRKNLELPLREHGTHDRTLLQSAIENVLQQVGLWHEVKDRLDHPAQALSGGQQQRLCLARALVLRPDVLLLDEPCSALDPISSGIIEDLIASLQGSYTILIVTHNLAQARRLADHVAVFWSLEGIGQLVEHGSAQQIFESPKEELTAAYISGIRG is encoded by the coding sequence ATGGACCTTATCCAACCAACTTCCCACATAATTCCTGATCCCGACAAACGGGCCGGGTTCAGAGCATGGCTCCCCTATCAATCCACCGAACCCTGCTGTGAGCCTGACGCTCATATTCGCGCGAACAACCTTTCGATCGCCTATCACCATCTTCAGGTACTTCGGAATGTCACACTTGAAATTAATCGGGGGTGTATTACCGCATTAGTGGGGCCGTCAGGTTGCGGAAAAACAAGTTTTCTTATGAGCCTGAACCGCTTGACGGATTTGATTCCCGGATGCCAGGTCTCGGGGCACCTGCAGATGAATGAATTGGATATCCTTGCCCCTACAACCGATCTCCTTCAATTGCGCCGTAACGTGGGAATGATTTTCCAAAAACCCACCGTTTTTCCTTTTTCCATCCGTAAAAATCTGGAACTCCCTCTCCGTGAACACGGAACGCATGACCGCACACTATTGCAATCGGCCATTGAAAACGTCCTGCAGCAAGTTGGTCTCTGGCATGAAGTCAAAGACCGGCTCGACCATCCCGCTCAAGCCCTCTCAGGAGGACAACAACAAAGGCTCTGCCTCGCAAGAGCACTCGTATTAAGACCGGATGTCCTTCTGCTTGATGAGCCCTGCAGTGCCTTAGATCCAATCTCAAGCGGAATCATCGAAGATTTAATTGCCAGCTTGCAGGGTTCGTACACCATTCTCATCGTCACACATAACCTAGCCCAAGCCCGCCGATTAGCCGATCATGTGGCCGTTTTCTGGTCATTGGAAGGAATCGGACAATTGGTTGAACATGGTTCCGCTCAGCAGATATTTGAATCCCCAAAAGAGGAATTAACCGCCGCCTACATTTCCGGAATTCGCGGTTAG
- the pstC gene encoding phosphate ABC transporter permease subunit PstC: MLLVIAFLFHESWPALHHIGLTRFFSDPDWYPTDNSYRLTSMVWGTIFASTGAVLLASPLAILSALFCHFYAPPLLSRWFRRMVELLAGIPSVVFGFWGLVVLVPMIGRWHPPGPSLLAGILILAFMIMPTIMLVAHTSIAHVPLAYIHSASALGFSRWSMIWHVILPTTKVGIFTGILLGLARALGETMAVLMVCGNVVQTPSRLFDPVRTLTANIALEMGYALGDHRAALFLSGLFLMGVVVLFVSMAEGLRHRNTYVATK, from the coding sequence TTGCTTCTGGTCATCGCATTTCTCTTTCATGAATCCTGGCCCGCCCTTCACCATATTGGGCTCACACGGTTTTTCAGCGATCCTGACTGGTATCCTACCGATAACTCGTATCGCCTGACTTCTATGGTCTGGGGAACCATCTTCGCGTCCACCGGTGCCGTTCTTCTTGCCTCCCCGCTCGCAATTCTCTCAGCGCTTTTCTGTCATTTTTATGCGCCCCCTCTTCTTAGCCGATGGTTCCGCCGCATGGTCGAACTCCTGGCCGGGATTCCTTCGGTCGTCTTCGGCTTTTGGGGTCTCGTGGTTCTGGTTCCGATGATCGGCCGCTGGCATCCTCCCGGCCCAAGCCTGCTTGCCGGCATTCTCATCCTGGCGTTTATGATCATGCCCACCATCATGTTAGTGGCCCATACCAGCATTGCTCATGTTCCCCTCGCCTATATCCATAGCGCCTCCGCCTTAGGATTCAGTCGATGGTCGATGATTTGGCATGTGATTCTTCCCACAACCAAGGTTGGCATTTTTACCGGCATCCTATTGGGATTGGCACGTGCCCTCGGAGAAACCATGGCCGTTCTAATGGTCTGTGGAAACGTCGTACAAACTCCTTCCCGTCTGTTTGATCCGGTCAGAACCCTGACCGCCAACATTGCCCTGGAAATGGGGTATGCGTTGGGCGATCATCGGGCGGCATTGTTCTTGAGTGGACTCTTCCTCATGGGAGTCGTTGTGCTATTTGTCAGCATGGCAGAGGGCTTACGCCATCGGAACACCTATGTCGCGACAAAGTAA